DNA from Pseudomonadota bacterium:
CGATGACCTCATCCTGCAAACGCGCCGCCTGGTCCAGGATGAAACGGTCCAGCTCCAGCAGGTGCTCGGGGGCGACCCGATCGACATCGGGGTCGAAACCGTCCAGGTTGGCGAGCAGGAAGCGCGCGGTGTTGCGGATGCGCCGGTAGGCATCGGCGGTGCGCGTCAGGATCTCGTCGGAGATGGCCATCTCCGCGCGGTAATCCGTGGCCGCGACCCAAAGCCGCAGGACATCGGCCCCGAGCCGGTTCATGACCTCCTGGGGCACAACCACGTTGCCGCGCGACTTGGACATCTTCAAGCCCTCTGCGTCTACCGTGAAGCCATGGGTCAGGACCGATTTATAGGGTGCCCTCCCGTGCATCGCCACCGCGGTGATGAGCGAGGATTGGAACCAGCCGCGATGCTGATCGGAGCCCTCGAGGTACAGATCGGCCGGGAACGCCAGGCGCGCATCGGCGCCCAGCACGGTGGTGTGGGTGACGCCCGAATCGAACCACACATCCAGGGTGTCCCCGACCTTTTCGTAGTCGCGCGCGTCCTCGCCCAGGAGGGTCGCGGGATCGAGGTCGAACCAGGCCTCGATGCCCGCGCCCGCGACTCTTTCGGCCACGGCCTCGATGAGCCTCGGGGTGTCGGGGTGCCAGTTGCCGGTGTTCCTGTGGACGAAGAGCGGGATCGGGACGCCCCAGGCGCGCTGTCGCGAGATGCACCAGTCGGGACGGTTCTCGATCATGCCGCGCATCCGGCTATCGCCCCATTCCGGCATCCAGGACACCCCTCCGATCGCCGCGAGCGCCTGGGTGCGCAGGCCGTGACCGTCCATCGCGATGAACCATTGGCGGGTCGCGCGAAAGATGATTGGCGTGCGATGCCGCCAGCAATGGGGATAGCTGTGGCGCACCATCTCGCGATGCAAGAGCGCGCCCTTGGCCCGGAGGAGCTCGATCACGTGCTCGTTGGCGGTGAGCACGTGCTCACCGGCGAAGACTTCGGTATCGGGCAGGAAGCGGCCGTCGGCGCCCACCGGGTTGTGGACGGGCAGGCCGTAGCGGCTGCCGACCACATAGTCTTCCTGGCCATGGCCGGGCGCGATGTGTACCGCCCCCGTGCCGGCCTCCAGGGTCACGTGCTCGGCGAGGATCACGGGCACCTCGCGCCCATAGAACGGATGCTGCAGGCGGACGTCTTCGAGGTCCCGGCCACGCCCGTAGGCCACTACCCGGTAGTCCTCGATGCCCGAGCGATACAGCGTGTCCTTGATGAGCGCCTCGGCCAGGACCAGGCGTTCCGGGCCATGGGGTCCCTCGCATTGGACGACCGCATACTCGACCTCGGGGTTCACGGCCACGGCCTGGTTGGCCGGCAGGGTCCAGGGCGTGGTGGTCCAGATCCCGATCGAGATCGGACCGCGGCCGGGGTGCTCGGGGACGTGATGGCAGCGCGCCATCAAGGCGGCGTCCTCCAGCACCCGGAAGCGCACATCGATGGCCGGTGAATCCCGATCCTGGTACTCGACCTCGGCCTCCGCGAGGGCCGAGCCGCAATCGCAGCACCAATGTACCGGCTTGAAGCCACGGTGCAGGTGCCCGGCCGCGGCGATGCGGCCGAGCGCGCGGATGATGTCGGCCTCGACCTTGAAGTCCATCGTGAGGTACGGCCGGCCCCAATCCCCCAGGACCCCGAGGCGCTGGAAGTCGGCGCGCTGCTTCTCCACCTGGGTGCGGGCATACTCCCGGCAGGTGCTGCGGAAGGCGCGC
Protein-coding regions in this window:
- the ileS gene encoding isoleucine--tRNA ligase is translated as MTDYKATLNLPRTAFPMRANLAEREPGTLKRWAAEDLYGRIRAARTGAPRYILHDGPPYANGEIHIGHAVNKVLKDIIVKARTLGGFDAPYVPGWDCHGLPIELMVEQRIGTPGTRVDPRAFRSTCREYARTQVEKQRADFQRLGVLGDWGRPYLTMDFKVEADIIRALGRIAAAGHLHRGFKPVHWCCDCGSALAEAEVEYQDRDSPAIDVRFRVLEDAALMARCHHVPEHPGRGPISIGIWTTTPWTLPANQAVAVNPEVEYAVVQCEGPHGPERLVLAEALIKDTLYRSGIEDYRVVAYGRGRDLEDVRLQHPFYGREVPVILAEHVTLEAGTGAVHIAPGHGQEDYVVGSRYGLPVHNPVGADGRFLPDTEVFAGEHVLTANEHVIELLRAKGALLHREMVRHSYPHCWRHRTPIIFRATRQWFIAMDGHGLRTQALAAIGGVSWMPEWGDSRMRGMIENRPDWCISRQRAWGVPIPLFVHRNTGNWHPDTPRLIEAVAERVAGAGIEAWFDLDPATLLGEDARDYEKVGDTLDVWFDSGVTHTTVLGADARLAFPADLYLEGSDQHRGWFQSSLITAVAMHGRAPYKSVLTHGFTVDAEGLKMSKSRGNVVVPQEVMNRLGADVLRLWVAATDYRAEMAISDEILTRTADAYRRIRNTARFLLANLDGFDPDVDRVAPEHLLELDRFILDQAARLQDEVIAAYDGFQFHLIYQKLHHFCSIELGSLYLDIIKDRQYTLPRKHPARRSAQTVLYHIIEALTRWIAPILSYTADEIWQHLPGARGGSVFIERWYEGLVTRAPSEGFGPEVWRVVMEVREAVAHDLERLRVAGGIGSSLDAEVDLYADGVVFAALAPFGDELRFLLITSAARLHPIAEAPEHALLADLPGLQIAVAPCADPKCVRCWHHRADVGSHAEYPGLCGRCVDNVVGPGEVRCYA